One Rhodococcus sp. P1Y DNA window includes the following coding sequences:
- a CDS encoding phosphopantetheine-binding protein: protein MMLSSEQAQEDVAHVLYMAVDELDHGLDLREQGMDSVRVMQLVEQWRTAGVEKVDYIVLAEDPRLERWLEVLADLQQPAESV from the coding sequence ATGATGCTGAGTAGCGAACAGGCACAGGAAGATGTCGCACACGTGCTGTACATGGCGGTAGACGAACTCGACCACGGGCTGGACCTGCGTGAGCAGGGGATGGATTCGGTGCGCGTGATGCAACTCGTCGAGCAGTGGCGCACCGCAGGGGTAGAGAAGGTCGACTACATCGTGCTGGCGGAGGATCCACGGCTCGAACGTTGGCTCGAGGTCCTGGCGGACCTGCAGCAGCCTGCGGAATCGGTGTAG
- a CDS encoding (2,3-dihydroxybenzoyl)adenylate synthase encodes MTASTHDLAPLVLDGVVPYPPEFAQKYREKGIWLDETFTEFLFASIEQHSEDVALIFGDTRITYGQLGERILTLAAGFERLGIRRGDRVVVHLPNIPDYVALVFALYEIGAVPVLTPIALRLHEIGYIVEESAARGYITTAAHDGNDLAALAAELKSSSSTLEHTIIVGSGGLEPLLAQGTLEHRRRSLPSDVAFLALSGGTTDRPKLVPHTHETYLASVRAAAAMTDITSDTVQLVVLPMSHSFAMRSPGYLSTLAAGGTVVMAPNGSPDVAFPLIAEHGVTIVALVPPLALAWLNSSLKLQHDLSTLAVMQVGGAKFSPDSARRVRPELVATVQQSFGMAEGLHTFTRLDASEDIITTRQGRPTTDAEEIRVVDAHDMDVEIGSAGDLLTRGPSTIRGYYNAPQHQHVFTEDGFYRTGDIVVQDADGYLTVTGRSKDQINRGGEKVAPAEVEDLLLAHESVHEASVQGMPDAVLGERVKAFLLPRAGVDPKTLSLPKVRQFLKGKGLAAYKLPDVVELVTEFERTAVGKISKRK; translated from the coding sequence ATGACTGCGTCCACGCACGACCTCGCACCCCTCGTCCTGGACGGAGTCGTCCCGTATCCACCCGAGTTCGCGCAGAAGTACCGCGAGAAGGGCATCTGGCTCGACGAGACGTTCACCGAGTTCCTGTTCGCCTCGATCGAACAGCACTCGGAGGACGTCGCCCTGATCTTCGGTGACACCCGAATCACGTACGGCCAACTGGGCGAACGGATTCTGACGCTCGCGGCGGGGTTCGAGCGGCTCGGAATCCGGCGGGGCGACCGCGTCGTGGTCCACCTACCGAACATTCCCGACTACGTGGCGCTGGTGTTCGCGCTCTACGAGATCGGCGCAGTACCCGTCCTCACCCCGATTGCGCTGCGCCTGCACGAAATCGGCTACATTGTCGAAGAGTCTGCGGCCCGCGGGTACATCACCACCGCCGCACACGACGGGAACGATCTCGCGGCTCTCGCAGCCGAGCTGAAGTCGTCGTCGTCCACGCTCGAACACACGATCATCGTCGGTTCCGGTGGACTCGAGCCGCTTCTTGCGCAGGGCACACTGGAACACCGTCGGCGATCCCTGCCGTCGGATGTCGCGTTCCTGGCATTGTCCGGCGGCACGACCGATCGCCCGAAGCTCGTTCCGCACACCCACGAGACCTACCTCGCGTCCGTCCGAGCCGCAGCGGCAATGACCGACATCACCTCCGACACCGTGCAACTCGTCGTGCTGCCGATGTCGCACAGCTTCGCGATGCGCTCCCCGGGATACCTCTCCACCCTGGCGGCCGGCGGCACCGTCGTCATGGCTCCCAACGGCAGCCCCGACGTCGCCTTCCCTCTCATCGCCGAGCACGGCGTCACCATCGTCGCGCTGGTCCCCCCGCTTGCACTCGCCTGGCTGAACTCGTCACTGAAACTGCAACACGACCTGTCCACGCTCGCCGTCATGCAGGTCGGCGGCGCCAAGTTCAGCCCCGACTCGGCCCGGCGCGTCCGGCCGGAGCTCGTCGCAACCGTCCAACAGTCCTTCGGCATGGCCGAAGGACTGCACACCTTCACCCGACTCGATGCGAGCGAGGACATCATCACCACCCGCCAGGGCCGGCCGACCACCGACGCCGAGGAAATCCGCGTCGTCGACGCTCACGACATGGACGTCGAAATCGGCAGCGCCGGTGACCTTCTGACCAGAGGACCCTCCACGATCCGTGGCTACTACAACGCCCCCCAGCACCAGCATGTCTTCACCGAGGACGGGTTCTATCGAACCGGCGACATCGTCGTCCAGGACGCCGACGGTTACCTGACGGTCACCGGACGATCCAAGGACCAGATCAACCGTGGCGGTGAGAAAGTCGCACCCGCCGAGGTCGAGGATCTGCTATTGGCACACGAATCGGTCCACGAAGCATCGGTACAAGGCATGCCCGACGCCGTCCTCGGTGAACGGGTGAAGGCCTTCCTGCTGCCACGCGCGGGTGTGGATCCGAAAACGCTGTCGCTACCCAAGGTTCGCCAGTTCCTGAAGGGCAAAGGTCTCGCCGCCTACAAGCTGCCCGACGTGGTCGAACTGGTCACCGAGTTCGAGCGGACAGCTGTCGGCAAGATCAGTAAGCGAAAGTAA
- a CDS encoding sugar phosphate isomerase/epimerase family protein — translation MKTCIATVSLGGTLADKLDGIAAAGFDGVEILDADLAASPLTVAEVAQRCNDLGLTVDLYQPFRRAEGVTDTEFIQVLERFHRECDTMEALGADAILVVSNTDADAIDDRDLTASQLHALGAAAAEHGATVMFEALAWGTHINRVADVEDALTRADHPSLSLVVDTFHLYAVGDDITDVQALVPRSIGFVQVADAPWMDLELIQWSRNHRCFPGDGDFDVFAPVAALLESGYTGPLSLEIFNPGYRERPAAEVAAHGAESLSALINRLEYTTT, via the coding sequence GTGAAGACCTGCATCGCCACCGTGTCGCTCGGCGGAACCCTCGCGGACAAACTCGACGGCATCGCCGCGGCAGGCTTCGACGGCGTCGAAATCCTCGACGCGGACCTCGCCGCATCACCGCTGACCGTCGCCGAAGTTGCCCAGCGTTGCAACGATCTCGGCTTGACGGTCGATCTCTACCAACCCTTCCGGCGCGCCGAGGGCGTCACGGACACCGAATTCATCCAAGTCCTCGAACGCTTCCACCGCGAATGCGACACCATGGAAGCTCTGGGGGCCGACGCCATCCTCGTCGTCTCCAACACCGACGCCGACGCCATAGACGACCGGGACCTCACCGCCTCACAGCTGCACGCACTCGGCGCCGCCGCAGCCGAACACGGCGCCACCGTCATGTTCGAAGCCCTTGCCTGGGGCACCCACATCAACCGAGTCGCCGACGTCGAAGACGCGCTCACACGCGCCGACCACCCTTCACTGTCCCTCGTCGTCGACACCTTCCACCTCTACGCCGTCGGCGACGACATCACGGACGTGCAAGCCCTTGTTCCCCGCAGCATCGGGTTCGTTCAAGTAGCCGACGCCCCCTGGATGGACCTCGAACTGATCCAGTGGAGTCGGAACCACCGCTGCTTCCCCGGCGACGGCGACTTCGACGTCTTCGCCCCCGTCGCCGCACTCCTCGAATCCGGCTACACCGGACCACTGTCGCTGGAAATCTTCAACCCCGGCTACCGCGAACGCCCTGCGGCCGAAGTCGCCGCACACGGAGCGGAATCCCTCAGCGCCTTGATCAACCGGCTCGAATACACGACCACCTGA
- a CDS encoding ABC transporter ATP-binding protein, with protein MSDSEVQRLPVADWREMRNEITELAEGKKARIAGILLLLLISAATTLVLPLTIGWIVDTVTASGASEVPAVFWWQLTALVAAALIGGIVEFFGMVALGRVIDMMVADLREKFMSATLDLPETEVERVGFGDIVTRAASDTRNVSEDLPSILPTLSAAIFTIVLTVIGAAAIDWRFGIAFLLATPLYVRALRWYLPAVPPVYGALRSADSTRGERVLTTLTALPTVTAFQTGKARVDEIQSATWGVARWEVRARIMQNRFFGRINLAEAICLLLIVGCGFVLAARYGTSLGSITAASLLFLQVTGPISMLMFVMDDLQSAAASLARVVGVTKNYTPPAAAPASVVGQDGPVVAVRDASFSYLPEHPVLNGIDLTLHAGEHLAIVGTSGSGKTTLARLIAGVREPASGTIDASVHRSQIAYLNQEGRVFSATLRENLALAAPDASDESLTHALSLVGGDSLLASLPDGLDTELGEEGHRITAADVQLLALARLVLHDPAVAILDEATAEADSRNSALLDQATARALEDRSAIVIAHRLSQARACDRIVVLEHGSIVEEGTHEELLDAAGRYAELWSVYSADIHHRNQVRLG; from the coding sequence GTGAGCGATTCCGAAGTGCAGCGTCTCCCGGTCGCCGACTGGCGCGAGATGCGCAACGAGATAACAGAACTCGCAGAGGGTAAGAAGGCGAGGATCGCGGGGATCCTCCTGCTGCTGCTGATCTCGGCGGCCACGACGCTCGTCCTCCCACTGACCATCGGATGGATCGTCGACACGGTGACCGCCAGCGGCGCGTCGGAAGTTCCCGCGGTGTTCTGGTGGCAGTTGACTGCGTTGGTCGCGGCTGCCCTCATCGGCGGCATCGTCGAGTTCTTCGGCATGGTCGCGCTCGGGCGCGTCATCGACATGATGGTCGCGGACCTGCGTGAGAAGTTCATGTCGGCGACACTGGATCTGCCGGAGACCGAAGTGGAACGAGTGGGTTTCGGAGACATCGTAACTCGCGCCGCTTCCGACACACGCAACGTGTCCGAGGATCTCCCGTCGATTCTGCCGACACTGTCGGCAGCGATCTTCACGATCGTGCTGACCGTCATCGGGGCGGCGGCCATCGACTGGCGCTTCGGCATCGCATTCTTGCTTGCCACGCCGCTGTACGTACGAGCATTGAGGTGGTATCTCCCGGCGGTGCCGCCGGTGTACGGAGCACTGCGCTCGGCAGACAGCACTCGCGGCGAACGCGTACTCACCACACTCACCGCGCTTCCCACTGTTACCGCATTTCAGACCGGCAAAGCTCGTGTCGACGAAATCCAGAGCGCTACTTGGGGTGTGGCCCGGTGGGAGGTGCGCGCTCGAATCATGCAGAACCGCTTCTTCGGCCGCATCAACCTCGCCGAGGCCATCTGTCTGCTGTTGATCGTCGGATGTGGGTTCGTCCTCGCTGCGCGCTACGGCACATCACTGGGTTCGATCACCGCCGCGTCGCTGTTGTTCCTGCAGGTCACCGGACCGATCTCGATGCTGATGTTCGTCATGGACGACTTGCAGTCCGCCGCAGCATCTCTCGCACGGGTCGTGGGTGTCACGAAGAACTACACTCCCCCTGCGGCCGCGCCGGCTTCAGTAGTCGGGCAGGACGGCCCCGTCGTCGCAGTTCGTGATGCATCCTTCTCCTACCTACCGGAGCACCCGGTTCTGAACGGCATCGATCTGACTCTCCACGCCGGGGAACACCTCGCCATCGTCGGCACGAGCGGTTCGGGCAAGACAACGCTCGCCCGCCTGATTGCCGGGGTGCGCGAGCCGGCCAGTGGAACCATCGACGCTTCGGTACATCGATCACAGATCGCGTACCTGAACCAGGAGGGACGGGTCTTCTCGGCAACTCTGCGCGAGAATCTGGCGTTAGCCGCGCCGGACGCTTCGGACGAGTCACTGACGCACGCACTGTCACTCGTCGGCGGCGATTCCCTTCTCGCGTCGCTCCCAGATGGCCTCGACACCGAACTCGGCGAGGAAGGCCACCGCATCACCGCAGCGGACGTTCAGCTGCTCGCGCTGGCCAGGCTGGTCCTGCACGACCCCGCAGTCGCGATCCTGGACGAGGCCACGGCAGAAGCGGATTCGCGCAACTCGGCTCTGCTCGACCAGGCGACGGCGAGGGCGCTGGAGGATCGGTCGGCGATCGTCATCGCGCATCGACTCTCACAGGCACGTGCGTGCGACCGCATCGTCGTCCTCGAACACGGGTCGATCGTCGAGGAAGGCACCCACGAGGAGTTACTCGATGCCGCGGGCCGCTACGCCGAGCTGTGGTCTGTGTACAGCGCCGACATACATCACCGAAATCAGGTAAGGCTAGGTTAA
- a CDS encoding ABC transporter transmembrane domain-containing protein → MTSAWNPPKHIPVFFDIPDTPPQRRIRIHDGMSPQRLAASIIRSAGWHAALGCLLLVLYNTAMTLVPLALGAAIDRGIGPVTTGTPAGEAVGGFLQWLAVLAALYVAINLTYRFGGRIGWFAVQRAKYELSSRVIERILDARGTAGGPQLPGRLLSVATSDSDRASSAIYFAVYPLGNVVAVVVAAVSLFAIHPMLGLTVILGSPLLLALMAVVARPLQKRAEEEQEGIADAAGIAADLVSGYRVISGIHAQRAAANHYRGVSRSALRGTLAANKAEGAVIGINNALTSLFAGVVTVIAAALAFNGSISIGGLIAAAAMAQVLLDPLRNLIEDAATLGATVLSSAKRVLDQLHIGPDPEALGTQPIPASPTLRIHPPQMTDPIDVAPGEFLVIDPSAIDADGLVAAMTLTSRGEQDKSPNITLDGRPLREHDPDEVRRRILVAPHQPDLLEPTLFANVASSEAVPGSDEHTRARDALRTARCDSLEHELPDGYDTHIGDGGRTLSGGQRQRVALARALHRRPPVLVLHDPTNSVDSATENDIATRVRSAREGFTTIVITSSPAFHAVSTNSIAGELS, encoded by the coding sequence ATGACATCCGCCTGGAATCCGCCCAAGCACATACCTGTCTTCTTCGACATCCCGGACACGCCACCCCAGCGCCGAATCAGAATCCACGACGGCATGTCGCCGCAGCGCCTGGCGGCGTCGATCATCCGATCGGCCGGCTGGCATGCGGCACTCGGGTGCCTGCTCCTGGTGCTGTACAACACCGCGATGACGCTCGTTCCGCTGGCATTGGGTGCTGCGATCGATCGCGGCATCGGGCCGGTCACCACGGGCACCCCTGCCGGTGAGGCCGTCGGCGGGTTCCTGCAGTGGCTCGCCGTCCTCGCAGCCCTCTATGTGGCCATCAACCTGACGTACCGCTTCGGCGGGCGCATCGGTTGGTTCGCTGTACAGCGTGCGAAGTACGAGCTGTCGTCGCGAGTGATCGAGCGCATCCTCGACGCACGCGGAACCGCCGGTGGACCGCAGCTTCCAGGGCGGCTGCTGTCGGTGGCAACCTCCGACAGCGACCGGGCCAGCAGCGCAATCTATTTCGCGGTGTACCCACTCGGCAATGTCGTCGCCGTCGTCGTCGCGGCTGTGTCGCTGTTCGCGATCCACCCGATGCTCGGCCTGACCGTCATTCTCGGGTCGCCGTTGCTGTTGGCACTCATGGCCGTTGTCGCGCGTCCACTGCAGAAACGCGCGGAAGAGGAACAGGAAGGTATCGCGGACGCTGCAGGTATCGCCGCCGATCTGGTGTCCGGGTACCGAGTGATCTCGGGCATCCACGCCCAGCGCGCCGCCGCGAACCATTACCGAGGCGTGTCCCGATCCGCCCTGCGCGGCACTCTCGCGGCCAACAAGGCGGAGGGCGCGGTCATCGGCATCAACAATGCTCTCACCAGTCTGTTCGCTGGCGTGGTGACCGTCATCGCCGCGGCGCTCGCGTTCAACGGATCCATCTCGATCGGTGGTCTGATCGCCGCTGCCGCCATGGCACAGGTGCTCCTCGATCCGCTGCGAAATCTCATCGAAGACGCCGCAACGCTGGGTGCGACGGTGTTGTCGTCAGCCAAGCGTGTTCTCGATCAACTCCACATCGGGCCCGATCCGGAGGCACTCGGAACCCAACCGATCCCGGCGTCTCCGACGCTTAGGATCCACCCGCCCCAGATGACCGACCCGATCGACGTCGCCCCCGGCGAATTTCTCGTGATCGACCCGTCCGCGATCGATGCCGACGGGCTCGTCGCCGCGATGACCTTGACCTCGCGCGGCGAGCAGGACAAGAGCCCGAACATCACACTCGACGGACGGCCCCTGCGAGAACATGACCCTGACGAGGTCCGACGCCGCATACTCGTCGCACCCCATCAGCCGGATCTCCTCGAACCGACGTTGTTCGCCAATGTGGCATCCTCGGAGGCAGTTCCGGGGTCGGACGAGCACACCCGAGCCCGCGACGCCTTGCGGACCGCCCGCTGCGACAGCCTCGAGCACGAACTCCCCGACGGCTACGACACCCATATCGGTGACGGCGGCAGAACCCTGTCCGGTGGCCAACGACAACGCGTGGCACTCGCCCGCGCACTACATCGCCGGCCGCCGGTACTCGTCCTGCACGATCCGACGAATTCCGTGGACTCGGCCACCGAGAACGACATCGCCACCAGAGTGCGTTCGGCGCGAGAAGGATTCACCACGATCGTCATCACGTCCTCGCCCGCCTTCCACGCAGTGTCCACGAACAGCATCGCAGGAGAACTTTCGTGA
- a CDS encoding siderophore-interacting protein: protein MTEKGFYFAEVVAVEQLTTHMVRVTFGGDDVARYVGIGAPDECVTIFFAREGEERPPAMTEIDGEWWYHDVEPVPDGRNYTVRRIDSEAGQLVIDFVAHEGGVAATWALNATVGQVVLWTRPRSWYDIPETAEWQLLVADMTGLPALGRVIEELPAGAKAHAIVEVLERGDIQQFETAGDVTFDWRIGSGNGDCASVLENAVRDYALPEGEGYIWFAGEAASSRTVRKYFRKELGYPVRQFEIIGYWRANSEQWLKKYEKYQEEALAVYNGALEAGRSQGEASEEFDALLERVGL, encoded by the coding sequence ATGACCGAGAAGGGTTTCTACTTCGCCGAAGTGGTCGCTGTCGAGCAATTGACTACACACATGGTCCGGGTGACATTCGGAGGTGACGATGTTGCTCGGTACGTCGGCATCGGAGCGCCCGACGAGTGTGTCACCATCTTCTTCGCCCGCGAAGGTGAGGAACGGCCGCCTGCCATGACCGAGATCGACGGCGAATGGTGGTACCACGACGTCGAGCCCGTTCCGGATGGGCGCAACTACACGGTGCGCCGAATCGACTCCGAGGCAGGGCAGCTCGTCATCGATTTCGTGGCGCACGAGGGTGGGGTCGCGGCGACCTGGGCGCTGAACGCAACCGTCGGACAGGTTGTTCTGTGGACTCGGCCCCGTTCCTGGTACGACATTCCCGAGACCGCGGAGTGGCAGCTGCTGGTTGCCGATATGACGGGACTGCCCGCATTGGGCCGCGTTATAGAAGAACTGCCTGCTGGCGCGAAGGCACATGCCATCGTCGAGGTGCTCGAACGTGGTGACATCCAGCAGTTCGAGACCGCGGGCGATGTCACGTTCGACTGGCGAATCGGTTCCGGCAACGGCGATTGCGCGAGCGTGCTGGAAAACGCTGTTCGTGACTACGCATTGCCCGAGGGCGAGGGGTACATCTGGTTCGCCGGAGAAGCGGCGTCATCGCGGACGGTGCGGAAGTACTTCCGCAAGGAACTCGGTTATCCCGTCCGGCAATTCGAGATCATCGGGTACTGGCGCGCCAACTCCGAACAGTGGTTGAAGAAGTACGAGAAGTACCAGGAAGAAGCGCTTGCCG